The Canis aureus isolate CA01 chromosome X, VMU_Caureus_v.1.0, whole genome shotgun sequence region CCTTCTTTTCTTGTAAGGTCATTAGTAATGTCTCTCTTTCATCCCTGATTCTGAACATTTTGGCGGTTTTCTCATTACTTTCATGGAAGAGGGATATTAGGAGgttatttctttaacattttgcTGATGTCATTGCTTGTGTCATTGCTTATGTGGCCGTTAAATGCATTTGGAAAGCCCTCTAATCATCATTGGTAACTCTCCTTGGGAGACTGATTGCAATGATTTCCAGTGAATGATCTGATTCATCTCATAAGTTATTCCATAGAATTTGTCTGACTTTGAAATACCAAATTTTTACCAATATCTAAATGTGTATTATATCTCAGGCGTTGAAGTGAACATAACCTTGAAAGCTCACTGCTCCAAGGAATGGACATACACTGTTCTGTGACATGGAACAAACTTTTCAGGCAGACAATAAATGTACTGCTGAGGATCTGGTGGGGTTTTACCTACATTTTCATAAGCAGAACTATATTCTCAGCTCACAAAGGTTTTGTAACAGGGTCGATGTCACAAGATGAACTGTCCTGATATGACTGGCGTGGGGAAACCAGACAGACCCTCCAAGGACAGAGCAAGGAACAACAGATGAACGTATGTCTCTTTAGGGATGGCTGATGGCCTGGTAGGTAGGCAGCATTCTGCTCTAAGACAGTCAATTGACAGTTTGGATTCTGGAATTTGGTAGTCAACCTCAAGTGTTTCAAGGTACGAATTCAAGGTGGGGAATAATGAGGACATGGGAAGATTGAAGAGACGCCTAGGACTTGGATCACAGCTGGATTCTGGTGGGCAGGACCCTCCACCGAAGGGACTTGGGGAGGTGTGTACTCCTTAGGACATTAGTCAGCAAAGGGGAAATTAGGTAGGCTCTGTTTTCACTGAAGCCCTGAGCAAGGACTCCAGGTTCCTCAACGTGGTCTGCCTCTGACTCGTTGGTGAGATGGAGGCAAGGTTAGGAGGGTACTATGGCTCCAGGTGGACAGGTTTCATGGCTGTAGCGCAGGGAACATCATTACCTATACTGCAGGACTTAGTCAGAACTTGGGGATGTGCTTGGAGTTACATTTATGCTATAGACACGGGAGGCTGTAACATCTCTTCCCTCCTGCAGCTGTCTCTTCCGATCCACCAAAGAAACCTCGGGCTCCGAGAGCTGCTGGGAGAGCCGCGAGTGAGCACAGAGGGACGCAGATCCTCCAGGCTGAGAGTCTCCTGCCTGAGAACAAGCAGTCGTTTGTTATAGGAGGGACAGGGGCACCGATGGACTCAtccaggagaggagggagggtttAATGCAGGGGGCGGCAGATGTGTCTCAGCCTGGCCCCACTGACGCCCAGCACCCCAGTACGACCGGTCCCTGGGTCCCGGCAACCTGCTGTCTCCGGGAGAGAGGAGGAGCATCTGGAGTGGCAAAGCCTTCCCTGCCTGGTGTGTGACAAAGGTGGCACAGTCCACTAGTTTTGCTCCCTGCAGCTGTTCAATAAACCGATTCCTCCATTTACATGCTACCGTGTCTATCGTACTTTAGACGTGGTCCAGGATACAGGAACTCCCAGCCAGCGTGCACATGGCCTCGGGCAGCCACAGGAGGCCAAACATCTCTAATAAATCCTCAGGTACAGCCTGAACGGACAGAGTTTAGAGTGAAACACAGACACCCTGGAGACTCGACCTCTGGCTGGGGACCACAGACCCATTTGTTACAGCTGAGGAGCCTGCTGAGAGGATTCTCGAGTCTTGAGACAGTTTACCCTGAAATGGGCACTTTGGTGGTCCCGAGGCATTGCCCGGTGACACCAGGGGCTGAGGACCGCTTACGTTGTCGTAAAATGCCCTGTGATTTCTGGCTAGCTCGCCCTGGCTGGCTCTGCGCCAACTCAGGTGGCATTTCAGCCTAGGGTTTTCACCCACTGGTGACGGAATGTGCCTTACTAGAAGTCAGTGGCCACAGACTATTTAGGACTTGCTTTAGAAAAAATGCTCTCAAGTCTGGAGACACAGAAATCTCCGGAGGTCATCCAGTGCCAAGCCAGAATCGAGTTGGGGAGGAGTTGGCCGTGCACGAGGGGGAGAATGTGCTAGAGAGGCTTCTCTGCCTGGCCACCTCTTACTGATCCTCCCAGCTGCACAGCCCAGAGAAGGATCTCGGAGCTCATACCCCGGGCACTAGTCAGGACTGGTGTCCCTGCTATGTTAGTCAAGTGATGTAAGCCCGGTGTGAGGCCAGCGGCCCCCACCCTGTCACGGAGAGCCCAGGACCTTCCTGGGAGTCAGTGGCGGGGTGCGGAGGAAGGACCTGTGCAGGCCGTGTGAGTCACGGAGAAGGCGGCCTCTGCATCCTCCTCCTCAGTCTGCAGGGTGTAGGCGGGGCACCTGGCCAGGCCACGCACCTGAGGAGCAGTTGGCCATGTGCCTTCCGGGGACCCACAGTGGGTGGTGCGGAAGGGTCCCCGTGGAGGACCTTGCCGCCCTGGCTAGGACCCTGCTAAGAGGAGCACGTGGCCGCGGCCTTGACCCTGGTCAACCAGCGGGGCGCGTGTTCCTTGCTGGAAAGCCTGAAACTTGATGAGGTGCAGaaggcccaggggcccaggggcccaggggcccaAGGAATGAGCCGTGAGCCACTCAGTCagcatgtgcatgtgtgggtgcGGGGCAGCCGCGCCCCCGGATGGGGGGCAGAGGGCCCGCGAGTGTTCGGCTCGATCGTCAGGCGCGTTCTGTAAAGCGGTGGACGACCCTGTGGGCCCCAAAGGGTGGCGAGCAGCCAGGTGGCCCGTGCGGCCAGCCCTTTGTCATGTCACTGGCTGGCTGTTGGTGATGTCACCCCCAAGTGTCCTCAGCCCCTTTGTGCTGTCCCAGGCAGCCCTGCCGTCAGCGGGGACTGCTGGCCATGCCACACTGTCCTGTGTACAGAGATGAAGGACGGGCCACTGCTCAGGATGGCTCGCGAGGAGGACGGCCATCCGACAGGCCCGGGGCCGGGCCAGCACAGGGAGCCACCTCCGCCAGAAGCCGCGGCTCCCGCCACCTGGCAGAGCAGTGCTCTTGCAGCAGAGTCGCCCTGACCGGTCCCCTGGCGGCCGAGGACCCCAGCTTCAGGCTGCTCCTGGAAGAGAACACGTTCTAAGCCCTGGCCCAAGAGCCTCTGCTCAAGAGGCTCCGCACCATGGAGGACGCGCTGTTGGTGGCAGGCAGCAACCTGCTCTGTCTGCCCTTTCCCAAGAAGCTGTGGAGGCTCCTCAACAGCAGCCGGTTCACGTCCATCTGGTGGGAGGACAGGAAGAGCATCGCCTCAAAGAGAAGCTGTTTCAGAAGGAGATTCTGGAGTGGGACAGGCCTGACAAGGTGTTTGAGTCCGACTGCACGAAGAGCTTCATCCGGCAGCTGAACCTCTATGGATTCAGCAAACTGCGCCAGGACGTGCACACATCCTTCTGCCTCACCAACTGCTTCACCGGGGGAGTGGGACCGGGGCCGGTCCGTGTCCTGAGCAAGGTAACGGCACCCCTCGGGCCCCGCCGAGCAGAGCCGTGGGCACTGGGGCGCTGGGGCCAGGGACGGGGGGCTGGGAACCCCGGGACCACCGCCAGGGAATCAGGGCCCGTGTCCCCCAGTGGCCGAGGGGCGGCACCGGGGAGCGAGCCCTGGATGAGGTCCCAGGACAGTGCCCAGTGGGTGGGGCGTTGTGTTCAGATACCCCATGAGGGACATGTGTGACCTGGAGCAGATgcgggagagggagagtgggcaAGGAAGGAGGCCCCCAGGGTTCTCCCCAGGAAACACTATCCCCCCTTGCCCCacctttcctatttctttgtttctcattcGGTTTGGTGTCCCTGTGAGATGAGGGGCACCGGCTCAACTGGCCGTGCCCATGGCTTCGCAacccctgggggtggagggccACCCCGAGTGCCACCCGGCCCTTCCACCCCTCACTCCCAGAAGccccgccctcctgccctcctgcggGGGTCCGCCACACAAGGTCCTCGGTGGCTGTGCACACCCACCCCAGTCCTGTAGCTCCGAGTCAGAGCTCTGTGGGGGCCGGGTCGCCTGGCCAGGGCAGTGTCATCCCCGAGCACCGTGGGCAGCCGGCCGAGGGTGGAAGGATGGGCCCCGGAGGCCGAGAGCCAGGGACACCCAGCCAGGGGGTAGTCGGATGGCCCTGATGCTCCTTCAGGAAGcccctacccctctcccctgcGGGCTTGTCCGCATCCCCAGCGCAGGTGGCTCTTGTCCTCCCCCAAGGGCACTGGGGCTTTCAAGTCAGCGAATGTGGCCTAGGGAAAGCAGGGGCACAGCTTCCCTTTGGGGCTGCGACCTCTGGAGAGGGAGGCCCTGGAACCCCTGGCTCGGAGCCCGGAGGCACCCAGAGCGGCCTTGCCGGTGCCCCGGGCCCTGTCGTGACCTGGAGTTTCTGTCCCCCTTTCCATTCGGAACCTCAGTTACAGTTCTACAGCAGCCCTCTCTTCAGGAAGGACTGCCCCCACCTGCTGAAGAAGAGGAGAGCGGGCGTGAAGGCGGCCCAAAGGCAGGAGGAGGACAAGGCTGAAGGGCTGGGAAGCCCAGCGGAGGCGGATCCCGCCATCGGGCACCAGAGGAGCTCCTGTCCCCTGCGGAGCACCAGCCGGAGCAGCAGCGGGAGCAGCAACAGGAGCTGGTGAGCGGCCAGGATCATCGCCGTCCCGCTGCCCAGGACAGGAGCAAGtctgcccctcccgccccagTCAAGAGCGAGTCCGCCCCTCCCGCCATCCTCGGGGCGGCTGCTGAGCGCCCCCCCGACCCATCGCGGTGCCGAGTACCAGCCCTAGGACACCGGTGCGCCCGTGGCTCTCGTGGCTGACGTGGCCGTACCCGTGGCGGTGCCCCGCCCTTGCCCGTGCTGTGCCTCGCCCTGCCGCCCCTGCATATGTACCCTCATCCACCGCCGCCCGTGGACCTGGCTGCTGTTCCCCCTGTGCTGCTGCACCTTCCTCCCTTGTGTTCCCCGGGATGATGCCTCTGTGCCACCCGTGGGTGCCTGTCGAGGCCGCAGGGCCCATTGACCCCATGCCCTCCATTCCTCCTCCCTGGCCCCGTTCCCCTACTGCCTGGTCTGCCACTGTTTCCTGGGATACCTGCCACCTATGGCTGGGCGCCCAGACTGCCCCTACAGCGCTCCCTACCGCAGCTAGAGGGCTCCCACCTCGGGCGGGGCAATAAACCGGACGGTGACCGGGCTGTTGTCTGCTGAAGCCAGGTACTCCCGGCCTCTGGGACGTTTCTTCTCGAGCAGCTGGGAGGCCTCAGCTCCGTCTGCTGCCCTGGGTGAAGATGGAGTACAGCCTGCCACTGCCGTGTGCGGGGCCCTGTGCGCACTTAGGTGCCCGGGGTCCCGCCTCTGCTCCTACAGAGGCCCGTGGAGGCACTGGGCAGGCATGAGAACCGAGCATCGGGGCCCCAGGGGTAACCGGGGCCT contains the following coding sequences:
- the LOC144308352 gene encoding LOW QUALITY PROTEIN: heat shock transcription factor, X-linked-like (The sequence of the model RefSeq protein was modified relative to this genomic sequence to represent the inferred CDS: inserted 1 base in 1 codon), giving the protein MEDALLVAGSNLLCLPFPKKLWRLLNSSRFTSIWWEDRKSIXLKEKLFQKEILEWDRPDKVFESDCTKSFIRQLNLYGFSKLRQDVHTSFCLTNCFTGGVGPGPVRVLSKLQFYSSPLFRKDCPHLLKKRRAGVKAAQRQEEDKAEGLGSPAEADPAIGHQRSSCPLRSTSRSSSGSSNRSW